The sequence TCAGCACCATAACTCAACAACAGCTGCACTAAAACAAGAGAAGAATATCCATGTGTTTGCACATCTTATTACTGCTTTATTAAGGGGGATGCACACTTAAAAGGGGCTGCAGTCACCAGCTGTCACCAACCTACCGATGCCATCATTGCCATTGCAGGATGAGAAGTGAAGAGCTGTCCTGCCCTTGTCATCTGCAGCACAGGGGTCTATGTCATCCTGCAGGAGCTTTCGCACTGacggaaaataaaacagaaaaaccctTAATCGTTTCTTTACACTACTGCCAAACAATTAAACTGTATCACCACATCACTCATACCTGTGTCTATATCATTGCTGTTGGCAGCTTCCCTCATTCTTTTAGCAGCTGTGGAAAGAAGATGGAGATGGAATTATGATTTCATGAACTTCATGTGGCCAAAATTTGAGGCTTTTCATCTTAGTGTTAaattaaagggctatttcagtgtttttaaaaagccttgaatgcatttaaaaatgttaaacatttagGCTGGTTAGACCAAAAACAAATAGTTTAACATTATACCAAGACTCTAAAACAATTAGATTGTTTTAAAGAGTCTAATTCTGATTGGAACgacagaaaaaaagcatttaccAAAAGAATTTGACAACAAAACCAACTTTGGTATTtcaatttccattttatttttgtatcttGTTATTGCCCCTTTTTAATATTATGTTCCTTTATTCCATTTGATTATATAGGCTCTCTCCTTTCATTTTTGATGTTAGCGAACAAAGAATGCCATTGGACAGGGGAAACTTGTTTTCACAGTACACACGGCTAACAAACACTGAGCCATGAGTTATTTTACGCTGACGATGGCcacttttaaacacagtttgttTTCTCAAAAACACTGGAATCAATCTATCCAACCATGCAACTTGATCAATGAGCATCAGATCAATACTTGCTAGTTCTACGTTTTTCTGAGAAGGGTCATATACTTAATGCTTTTAATCGCTCCAATCAACTATGAGAGAAAGGTATTGCCTTATCTTCTGCCTGCAAGCTGAACGCTGGTTGTGCAAAGCAGAGCCGTCAGTAGTAGCAGTGCTAAAATGCCTGAGCACCTAACTCTCAGCACCCacaactgtacaggtccttctcaaaatattagcatattgtgataaagttcattattttccataatgtcatgatgaaaatttaacattcatatattttagattcattgcacactaactgaaatatttcaggtcttttattgtcttaatacggataattttggcatacagctcatgaaaatccagaattcctatctcacaaaattagcatatcattaaaagggtctctaaacgagctatgaacctaatcatctgaatcaacgagttaactctaaacacctgcaaaagattcctgaggcctttaaaactcccagcctggttcatcactcaaaaccccaatcatgggtaagactgccgacctgactgctgtccagaaggccactattgacaccctcaagcaagagggtaagacacagaaagaaatttctgaacgaataggctgttcccagagtgctgtatcaaggcacctcagtgggaagtctgtgggaaggaaaaagtgtggcagaaaacgctgcacaacgagaagaggtgacaggaccctgaggaagattgtggagaagggccgattccagaccttgggggacctgcggaagcagtggactgagtctggagtagaaacatccagagccaccgtgcacaggcgtgtgcaggaaatgggctacaggtgccgcattccccaggtcaagccacttttgtaccagaaacagcggcagaagcgcctgacctcaacgttctcttcacaatatcttgacactggacttcaggcattttggcatttccttctccccagtcttcctccagactctggcaccttgatttccgaatgacatgcagaatttgctttcatccgaaaaaagtactttggaccactgagcaacagtccagtgctgcttctctgtagcccaggtcaggcgcttctgccgctgtttctggttcaaaagtggcttgacctggggaatgcggcacctgtaacccatttcctgcacacgcctgtgcacggtggctctggatgtttctactccagactcagtccactgcttccgcaggtcccccaaggtctggaatcggcccttctccacaatcttcctcagggtccggtcacctcttctcgttgtgcagcgttttctgccacactttttccttcctacagacttcccactgaggtgccttgatacagcactctgggaacagcctattcgttcagaaatctctttctgtgtcttaccctcttgcttgatggtgtcaatagtggccttctggacagcagtcaggtcggcagtcttacccatgattggggttttgagtgatgaaccaggctgggagttttaaaggcctcaggaatcttttgcaggtgtttagagttaactcgttgattcagatgattaggttcatagctcgtttagagacccttttaatgatatgctaattttgtgagataggaattttgggttttcatgagctgtatgccaaaatcatccgtattaagacaataaaagacctgaaatatttcagttagtgtgcaatgaatctaaaatatatgaatgttaaattttcatcatgacattatggaaaataatgaactttatcacaatatgctaatattttgagaaggacctgtatgccatCTCTGGCCTGATAAGTTTTAGTGGGATACAAGTGGGACCACCACTTGTCATAACAACATAGAACACCTGAAACTGACAGGCATGGAAAAAAGCAGAGGAGCTAGACAGAAGTGATATCAGTAAGGGATCTTGTTATCTTGTTATCAGAGCACAGCCACTCTAGATTAAAATGCATGTTGCTTTCATTCACCTGTACAAtgcaaatatgcaaatatttagTGGATATATTTTCCACTATTCTCTGAATTTTAGCTCTTAAATGCCAGCTTTCCCCCTACATTAGTATTGAACAATGACAACTGAAGACAGGATTATATATATTCAGCCTGAATCAAATTAAACTGTCTAGTTTTGATGTGTATTGTCTGGTATTTTTGcctgatttatgtgttttattttgtgaatcttttttttttttttttttttattaaagctaAGGCTAGGTATAGACATAACATTTAACCATGTCTAAATGTAATCCGCGTTTAGCCTCGATGTTGAAATCAGGTCCATTGCTCAGTGGAGACCTGTCCGCTTACCGTAAATGTCTTTCCCCATAGGACCAAGGTTCCGCACGGCTCGCTGGTGTCTCCTGGCTCTGCTCCCCGCTATCTTCCCCAGCCTGCTCGCCACACCACCCGGAGCGAGCTCACCTCGCCCCGGTTCCCACAAAAGGTGCAGATACCTGTGCTCTTTGTCCTCTCTCGACCCGACTCGACCCAAAACCATTTTTCCTTCCCCTATTCCACTAATCCCGAACCCCACCGATGCTGCTGCTTCTGCGCCCATGTCCTCCATCCTCGCTGCCGCATTCCGCGGCTCTCCGTCCGCCGCTTTCCGGGTCTCACCTCCAAGTCCGTGCCCTAGCATGTACTCACCCTCGGAGATGGAGCGGTCATTTTCCGAAATAACGACAGAGGTCCATCCGTCCATGTTTTACTGCTACATAGATAGCTCAGTTTATAACCGTCTATGCTCACAGGTTCTGCCAGCGCTCGGAGGAAACAACTCTCAGGGGAATATAGCTGCAGCCACTGATATACGTGGAGCCATTGCAGGAAGCGTAATGAACTCCCTTAGAAAAGCACTCCCATCATAGATAAGTTGAActattaaaacaacacaaaacctTCGCCTTTACGACACCAAGATGTCAGCTATTTTACAATTTACATTTCATTGTGTCAAAGTAGCAAAAGAGACAGCTATTGCACAGTGATCAGCTTCAGGGCGCTAACTACCAATCAGACTTCATGATATTTGTCTGTTACTCTCCAATAGCATCAACCAAACAAACCAGCCAATCAAAGGGTTCCAGTGTTGGACCAATCAGCGACCAATAATTACTGCGCGTGTGGCAGCGAAGAGATAAAAAGCCACACACCAATGTCTCCGCCATATTGTGAGTGACAATGTTGTTCttagtataaaatataaaaagattaTAAGTCGCAGTATTTTTCCAAAGGTggttttaaatgcatttcaaGCATGTTGTGTTTCCTCTTGATTGTTTTATCTTAGTTTGATAGCAGATATTGTCCATTTTTGTCTCAGATTAACACCACTAGCACATGGAAGACCATATATTATCGTATATGAAAACAGTTGTTTTGAAtcagttaatttaaaatatttttattcaaaatcccTGTTTCCAAGAACACTTCTATGGTTTTCTAAGGTGAATCTGCCTCTAACAGATTGGTAGACATGTTTCTACTGGGCAACAAAGCCAATGTGGCATCTGCTCTTTTGTGTTTATGCTAAATATGCATTGCAATGAGACATGTTATATATCCACTTTGTATATATAAAACCTCaagtaaaacatgaataaagCATAATTTGTCAAACCCAGCAGTATTGTAGTATGCGATGCAAAACTAAAATACACCATTGTAAagacaaaaaattgtgaaaaacaaaacaaattagctCACAAGGAACATCTTATTTTCAGCGATCAACGATAACTTGCAACCTCCAGCTTATAACAGAAAGACCATGTAATAAATCAGGGGTTAGATTGAAAACTACATTTGTCTTGAGCTGATATTTTTTGAGTAGAAATCTGACAGatttacaagataatggtggtaaaaataaatttctctAGTATAAGGATAGAATATAAGAGAATGACTCTGAGTGATGAAGGTAGCGATTCTGAGAGACCAAAGCAGCATTTAATGGGTAAAACAATCAGAGGTCAAGTTTCAGTCCAGAAGATACGGATGCTCCAGGTGGTGCCAGGTAGTTTGGAAATGCAGGGTTTGCTGCCGTTGACATTCCAGCAGTGACTTGCTCAACCGGCACCGGTCCAGCCTTGTAAACGCGCCGTCTCAGGTGACTGTAGTGCTGGACGCCCTGCTGATTCAAATATCCCTGCTGACAGAACAGCGGAGGCTTATGGTGTGTGAGGGCTGAGTGGAAACACGTCTCTGAAATGCAGAaggaaacacacacagctgtgaGGAGTTGAGAAAgaaaattgaaaagaaaaaaaaaacgcccCCACTGTGAATTTTGCTTATGGAGGATGTGgtttagaaatgtaaaaaaaaaagttttcacaaGACCAGGAAAATGTGCTATAAGCCAGTGTGATGGACTAggaaaaccaaaccaaaccttAAAAAAAGGAAGGCTTGCTGCAGCGTCAATGAACTGATTTGATCAGCTGAGCTTCCTtagttgaaaaacattttaatactttgcatgaaaaaaaaaaaagaatttaaccGCATTATATTTTAACTATAACCAAATTGGAATTTGAATTTTTGTCTGTGTCTCGATTTAATATGAGAATACATGTGACTATAAAttggatctgtcttctaaagtGCTTTCAGACACCATTTTTTGTGAATCAatcctatataaataaactaaatagaaTTAAACTGAAGATACACAGGCTCATAAAGAAACATTAATACATGCTCTGCTTTTTTCATCAGTTGAGCCTTAAATTATGTGCATAATctatttttaatgctttttgttttcttccagattcttatttacaaattttgaaaaattctgcattttaagggaatttttgttttaaaaattaaagatcATATTTCCACTGGAGTGCTTCTACCACATTATGTTGTGATTGGTACATTTGAATTAAGTAAATTGTGATAATGATGATTTTGGTTATATTACAAAGAGTTATAAATAGTCAGTAGGACTTTACAGATCATATGCTCTGTTTAAGGAACAGATCAGTTACTGTCCTGCCTTACCTGCACTGAATGCCCTCAGGTCAGTCTGGACACAGTGCTCCAGAAAGCGCCGCAGTGGCTGGATGTGAGACAGGGGACCGTCCCATTCTGTGAGGAAGTCCTCAACCATGTGATGAATCGCCTTTGGCCTTGGTAAAGGCCAGCCATGGGGACGCATCTTCATGTCttgctctgttaaaaaaaatacaaaataaacccAAATTCCCGGAGTTCGCTGAAAACCATCCCAACTACAATGCTGTTTGATGATGGCAGCATTCATACCTGTAGGGAGTGAGTCATAGTAGTATAAAACAGGGTGGAGAAAGTTGGATTTCCAAGCTCTAGTCCAGTCTGTTTCTGCCCTGCTACGCCCAAGATAGTCTATCTTCTTCTTCCCATACTGCATGACCACCACTATCACCCCTTGACTGGACACCTCATGGCCAGAAAGAGAGGAGAACTGGGGCAAAGCCTGGAGCAGAAACTCTTCGATGTACTCACAGTGAGAACTAAAACGAAAGGAAACAACGCAAACATACAATCAGCACAGAAGTTCAAGGTTAATGTGTCCGTGGTTACAAGGCGCGGTACTGTGTGTGGGCGAAGAGATCTGCTTTAGGCAAGAAATGAGTATAAGCTTCTGAAACAGGAACATCTGtaggatgaaaaacaaaatggttcaaacattacacagtgctttacaaaagtatccataactcttgaactttttcacataagTCATTTTATGATTAGAAACTTCTAAgtattttattggttttctttttttgtgacagaccaTCATAAAGAATGCCATAACTGTAAAAAGGATGGAGAAGCTGGAAATACAGCTGGCACTGTTTTGGGGTATATCGGTACAAGCTTTGTACATTTACAGACatgtttttgcccattcttctcagTAAAATTGCTCAAACAGTCTTATTGAATGGAAAGTGTCTGGGAACATCAATTTTCCAGTCTTGCCAAAGAATCCCAAAACAtcaatgtgctttgatctaaaacaaTCTGTTGCAGCTCTGGTTGCATGTTtagagtcattgtcctgctagaaggtgaacctccgctcCAGTCTCGTGTCTTTTGCAGCATCTGATAGGTATTttattccaggattgccctggatttagctccctccattttcccatcaactctgacaagcttccTTATCTTTACCAAGGCTATGAATAATTCTGGCCCAGCAGTTgttgtgtcaacagatttttccACCTGTGCTGTGGATCTTTGTCCCTTTGCCCCTGAAGGTCACTCAAAATATCTCTGCAAAAAGGCTGCTTTGTAAATAACGAATACTTAGAAGTGAAGAGAAAAGCTGGAAAAAGTGCCTAAGTGCTCAGGATATCAGAAAATCAGCTGCTCACCCTTGAAGAAGTATAACATCCCCGAGCATCTCAAACATTTGGTACGGTCCAGAGGCCTCTCCGACCCGCTTCAGGATCCAGGACATCAGCTGTGTTGTCACGAGTCTGGTTGATGGCCATGTGTTGCCGTGGTAACGGTATTCGAGTAAACGATGTACGGCTCGAGCTGAAGTAGAGAACTCATGCGGCTTATTTGAAAATTTAAATGACATAAATGGACAtcattgttgctgttgttgtcATGAAATCCTGGCTTTTGAGTGCTACTAAACCCACTGCTCGTTCCTACAAATCTGAATAAATGTCCCAAACATCTGAAAAGAGCAAAGATTCCCCGGAGGTTTTACCTGTATAACGGAATCCATGGACGAAGCCTCCAGCAGAGGCTCGATAGTCTCTGGAGTGAGAGGCGGTTCCCAAAAGGAACAAACCGGGAGTGTTCTTTCCCTCATACCACGCCGTCACCCCTGGTAGTCTCCCTTTTGCATTTTCGCTGTGTGGGGGGCATGCAGAGCTGAGGAGATTTACATAAACAATGCTTGAATAACGCAAGCTTGTTTGGGCTTTTAAGACACAAAGGAAGTTCTCAGGAACTCCGGGCAGCTTGGTTATTTTGATCTGTACCTGTCAAAAATACTGAAGTTGAACCTGAATCCAAGGCATCGGATCACCCGGTCATAAGGTTTCCGCAGGGGAAAGTTGTCGATGTGGTCAACTTGAAGCTCCTCTCGGGATGCAATAGAACCATTCCTCTCATCGCTGTTCTGCATGTACTTCTGCAAACCCAGATAGAGCTTTGCCCTCATCTCTGCATCCTTCACTCCTGATCTCCTGCTGCTCTTCTCTTGTTTGGAGATGACTACGTCCTCCAGGTGTGCCTCAACCAACCCGTCAAGAGATTTCAGCTGGTATGTGTCCAATAGCTCATTGTTAACAGCTCTGGAATACATAAACAAAGCAGAAGTGTTTCTTCTCCTCATCTTACTTATATGaataacatttcctgtttttacaTCTTGCTTTACCGGAGATCGCCAACGTAATGTGTCTGCCAGGCCAGCCGAACAGGGCTGGAGCTGAGCATGTGCACCCGGCTCGCTCTTCCCAAGATGCTCTGGGCGGTTTCAAATGCAGAGTTTCCTTTCCCTAAGATCAGCACAGCCTGGCCTTTGTAGTCATCAGGGTTAGTGGTGATGGACTCATAGCCCTCAACCAAGTCAGACCCTGCAAACTCTACCTCCTGAGGAACCCACAGACCTGTCGCTACTAGAAGGATGCTGGAGTAGAGATAAATAAAAGTACAATGCATTGCAACCCACAGTAAATTGGCAAAGGTATTCATGCCCTGTATacgttttgtcacgttacagccacaaacttcaatgtattttattatgattttatatgatagaccaagggctgcacggtggtgcagttggtatcactgttgccttgcagcaagaaggtcctgggttcaacgtCAGGCgcggtgtctttctgcatggaacaTGGGCATGTTTAATACTGCATGTTCtgtaataataacataaacctAATTTTTTCagtgcatgttctccccgtgccgAGGACTCCAGCTTCcgcccacagttcaaaaacgttaattggtctctctcaattgcctttaggtgtgaatAGGTGTGAGCATgattgtttgttctgtgtgtctctgtgttgccgtGCGATGGACTGTCAgcctgtcctgggtgtaccctgcctctcgcccatagaccgctggagagaggcaccagctccccatgACCTAGTACGGAAGAAGCAGGTACAGAGGATggatgatagaccaacacaaagtggtgcaaaaTACTGACGTGAATTGGAAAAAGATACATTGTTTCCCAAAAAAAGTGTGGTGTTCATTTCCATAGGTATTACAccaaacaaaattaatacacAAACCCAAAACATTGGCTCTAACACCCCCCTTTAGCCTGATgctactaaataaaatccaggccAATCACAGTTAAAGTCAAGGATAGAGTTTGTCACTGCCTGTGTAGGGGACTCggcaaacataaaaaagaaggtgctctggtaagTTGAGACCAAAACTATACAATTTTTGCTTGCGTGCAATGTGGCAAGAGACTGGGATCTGTTTGCAGTTGGCTAAATAGGGTGCAATCCTGGGTAAAAgaacttgttagaggctgcaaaagacttcagactgggATAGAGgctcaccttccagtaggacaattTTACTAAGCATACAGCCAAAGCAgtaatgaaatagtttagatcaaagcacattcatgtatTAGATagtcaagtcaaagtccagacctacataTTTATTTCGGAATCTGTGACAAAACCTGAAAATTGATTTCAGCCTAAAGATTTACAAAGTTGGAACACTTGGAGCTTTAGTTGgagtggaaagacggattcttaataaaatgaagaacattatggagaaccctgagcatcctcttcatgagactgtcctacaacaacagagtgtctttgGTCAGAGGCTTCtccagatctgctgtaagacggagtgcTACAAGAGattcttcctgcccacagccatcagcatctacaacggctctttgaagaagaCCTACatgatatgagctacaacaacatttaatttccctttgggattaataaagtatttttgaattgaatttaataacTGAGTATTAACTCAGGGGGgttgaatacatatgcacaccacacttttcagacttttacttGGAACTAAATTAACCCCAGTATCACTatgtcaataaaatacattaaaacttGTGGCTGTAAGGTAACAAAATAGGAAAaagatcaatattttttttttagattaccTGCATGTATAGTCTGCTGCGTGTTGATCAGTGAGGACGTAGCTCCTTCCTGTGGCTGACTGAACAGACCTGATCCGTCCGATGTCCACACCATAATGTACTTTTAACCCGAGCTCCCTCACAAACATGGAAAGGTACAGAGGGAAAGCATCGGCCGGAGGGTAAAACTCGCTGCTCAACCTCCTGAACAGCAGGTCTGGTTTATCGCTCAGCAGAGAGTTCCAGTCATGCCGCAGGTTGAACTCTCGATTGCACCTTCCTGTGTGGATTTTGTTAATGCTAATCAGCTTCCTGTGCCTGGGATATCTTCAAACATAGAAAacgaaagagaaaaaaatgctttaaaatgtgaCACACACGTACCATTTTTACTGCCAATTTCGAAATCAGAGCTCTCATAAAGTTTCTCACTTGTTGAAAAAGCTGCCTGGGCCAGAGTTCCTCTCCAAGATGATGTAGTCCCTTCTTGCTTTGGAGAGGAAGAACCCCATCTGTAGACCAGCAGGTCCAGCTCCAAGCACACAGTAATTGTAGTGTCTGGTACCATTGTAGTGGTGCTCATCGAAGGAGGTTAGCACAAAGCCAAACAGGGTAAAAAGGATGAAACACAGAAGGTTTGGCTCCATAACCTGATGGGATAGGAAGCATAGTAGCattggaataaaaatgtttgatgggGTGGTATCAATGGACGTTGTTACTAAGAATGAAGCCAGAAGAAGCACAAAAAATGTCTAAGAAGCTTCTAAAgatgaaactgtattttctgctGAGGTATGTTGGCTGTTCATTCAAGATTCTCCTTTTAAACAGAGGCTCAGGAAGCTAATGGGAACAGAACATGTTGGATTAGGAAGCTTTCGCAGTCTCTTGGAATCTTATATTTGACATAAGGGTCTGTTTACTTCATGACATCACCTCTGGTCCTAACTCACTTGAACTCAAGTAAAAATAATTCAGTCAATCAATTAAGGCTCCTGTGCACCcaatataaatgaatgaataatgtTTGAAAAAGCCTTTTGCTCCCAAATATTAAGTtggaaacaacttttttttacttttgatttGATCTCGCAAAAGAATagcaatgtttctttttaacataAAGAATATATTGTTGAGACAGATCATCGCTTATTACAGATCGTAGAAAGAAAGTATGTTGTTGGTATTTATAGATCAAAAGGAGAAACCTGAATCGACAAAAATCGGCATTCTCAAGTCAGAGCGTTAGAAAATCAGTGAACATAAATCTACCACCAAATTTCCCTGATCCCACACATCTCTATATTTGTTCTAGAAAAAGAACTACACAGATATATGGGATTTCAATCAGTCTTTAAGTGATCATCTGTCATTCAGATTATATATTCCTTCGTGCCATTATGACATTTATTATAGaactttacataaaaaaataataatttgttcaGTATGGCTTGAACCTCATTAACTACACGCCATGTACACAATGTCAGATTCAGTTAATTATATTTGTTCCGATGAGACTCGTTTGCCTTTTAAAAATTACAACCTTTaaacaggtattaaacatacttattTATTAACCCCACATGTCTGTATTAACATTGTttctttattggtcggatgtaatattctaacctttaaagttgtgttttaTTCGCCGAAAATAATAGAGGCTGGAAAACACCAGTCTGTGTGGAAATATTCTATATAATATGAAGtgaattactttttaaaatactattctaatttattgaaaatgacagTATATGCTGATAATACTTATGACAACAAGATTTATCATGTATAAAATGTTAAGAGATATATTTTTTGAATGTTTATAGAAACTGTCCCATGCTTCTAGAGCCCAGAAGGTATTACTGGCATGGTTATTGAACAGAATACTCCTCTTGTATGAGCGATCTTGGTTCTGTTACTCTTACATTTGTAGCTCTGTCTTCTGGGATCATTTTAATGCTCTTGGGAGCCACCTGCTGGTGTGGGGGCTGGTTTCCCTTAAGCAGCTGCTGGATTTGCTTATGTCTTGGGCCGACTCTGTATGCAGGTAATTATCAGATGGTGCTATTCAAACAATATGGTTTAACATGTCTATTCAGCAAATCGTTTACCTAATTACCTTCTGTGGGCCACAATTACTGCTCTTTATCCGCAGTCTACATGTTTTTGGATCATAATTGGGGCTTTGGGTTAACACCGTCCATAGCTATACATATTTAGGCTACATTCAGTTCCAAACCAGAGAAAACATTTGTTCCCGTAAAGATTGATAAAAAGCCAGCGCTGCACTTTAGCGAGAAAGAACTTATGAAACCGCAGTAAACTGCAGCTTTCTGTGGACAAGGATCCCTCGGCTCTCCATGAACTGCCTGGCCGATGTTATGTCACCCTGCTGGGGATGCGGAGGCTGCTGCCGCGGCGGGAGCCAGATGTGAGGACGGTGTTATCGCTTCATATATGTCAAAGATGGAAATGTTACCTTCTACATGAGTCGGTGACTCTCCCGCCACATCTGGGGCTTCAGATATATTGAAATGGCAGCATATTTGTTCTCATCAGGCATTTTAAATCGCGTTGAGGGTGCAGCCTTCTGTAAATCTCCACCACGCAGCCCACTTCCCCCCGGGTTATGAAAACCAATGGAGAGCTGCCTGCATAAAGGGGCGTGATCAGAGAAATAACATAGGAGACACAGGAGCCGAGTCATGTTTCAAATCCACTTAAAGAGACCCGAATACAACGTAATAAACAggctggaataaaaaaaataactgcaaTTGTTTCCATCAACATTTTAGATACGCCCAATAAAATACTGGAGAagtcttttacattttcatggaTTTTTGTCCTGTACTGACTGGCCTTAGGCAAACAGTATGGTGGGTCCAGTTGCTATTCAGTGTCGGGGCAGATTTGTCCTGCAAATGTCACATAATGTTTCCTTGAGTTGTTGAACCATGTTGCCTTGATAAGCTGTTATGATTTGTTGTATGAACCTGTCATCGAGTCCTAtactacggtggccggggggtgcaaaacacttttacatttcagaaaacaaatttacatttcagaaaacatttttacatttcagaaaacacttttacatttcagaaaacattttacatttcagaaaacatttttacatttcagaaaacacttttacatttcagaaaacattttacatttcagaaaacaaatttacatttcagaaaacattttacatttcagaaaacaaatttacatttcagaaaacaaatttacatttcagaaaacaaatt is a genomic window of Girardinichthys multiradiatus isolate DD_20200921_A chromosome X, DD_fGirMul_XY1, whole genome shotgun sequence containing:
- the LOC124862775 gene encoding ankyrin repeat domain-containing protein 54-like; amino-acid sequence: MDGWTSVVISENDRSISEGEYMLGHGLGGETRKAADGEPRNAAARMEDMGAEAAASVGFGISGIGEGKMVLGRVGSREDKEHRYLHLLWEPGRGELAPGGVASRLGKIAGSRARRHQRAVRNLGPMGKDIYAAKRMREAANSNDIDTVRKLLQDDIDPCAADDKGRTALHFSSCNGNDGIVQLLLSYGADPNQRDSLGNTPLHLAACTNHVPVITTLLRGGARVDALDRAGRTPLHLARSKLNILQEGESRSLETLRGEVTQIIQMLREYLNLMGQSEAKERLEHISTQLQHTRTREQVDEVTDLLASFTSLSLQKQNLDAR
- the LOC124862763 gene encoding FAD-dependent oxidoreductase domain-containing protein 2-like — its product is MEPNLLCFILFTLFGFVLTSFDEHHYNGTRHYNYCVLGAGPAGLQMGFFLSKARRDYIILERNSGPGSFFNKYPRHRKLISINKIHTGRCNREFNLRHDWNSLLSDKPDLLFRRLSSEFYPPADAFPLYLSMFVRELGLKVHYGVDIGRIRSVQSATGRSYVLTDQHAADYTCSILLVATGLWVPQEVEFAGSDLVEGYESITTNPDDYKGQAVLILGKGNSAFETAQSILGRASRVHMLSSSPVRLAWQTHYVGDLRAVNNELLDTYQLKSLDGLVEAHLEDVVISKQEKSSRRSGVKDAEMRAKLYLGLQKYMQNSDERNGSIASREELQVDHIDNFPLRKPYDRVIRCLGFRFNFSIFDSSACPPHSENAKGRLPGVTAWYEGKNTPGLFLLGTASHSRDYRASAGGFVHGFRYTARAVHRLLEYRYHGNTWPSTRLVTTQLMSWILKRVGEASGPYQMFEMLGDVILLQGSHCEYIEEFLLQALPQFSSLSGHEVSSQGVIVVVMQYGKKKIDYLGRSRAETDWTRAWKSNFLHPVLYYYDSLPTEQDMKMRPHGWPLPRPKAIHHMVEDFLTEWDGPLSHIQPLRRFLEHCVQTDLRAFSAETCFHSALTHHKPPLFCQQGYLNQQGVQHYSHLRRRVYKAGPVPVEQVTAGMSTAANPAFPNYLAPPGASVSSGLKLDL